DNA sequence from the Cohnella herbarum genome:
ACCTAATATAAGGCGTGAGTATGAACCGGATGTGAACTGAACGATAGTCGTTCTATGATTCTCATTGTATCTGTCCGACGCGGATTCCGAAGGTGCAACGAGTCACCCTTCTCGAGTGACGAAAGTCATTTTCCACGTAAGCACCAAAAAAACCGAAGGCGATAGCCCCCGGTTTCGGTAGTAACGATGTTTATTTTCTGTTTAGACAGGTTAGGTCATGTTTGGCATGTTAGGCTTGAGCCTTCTGCCTCTTATCTTGCACTCGGAATTGAGCAAGTAATCCAAGAGCGGCAATCGAGAGAAAACCGGAGACGACGAATGGCAGCCAAGAAGTAGCTCCGAGCAGAGCCGCTCCGAGCAACGGACCGACGATTCGGCCCAAGCTATCCATAGACGAGCTTAGTCCAGACGCAATGCCTTGACCGACCGTAGTCTTCTGGGTAATCAGCGAGGTGACGCATGGTTTGATGAGCGAGTTGCCAATACCGAATATGCATAAGTATACGGTTGCCATTCCCCAGCTATTCGCGGTGAGCAGCAAGAAGAAACCCAAGGCGGAGATTAACAATCCGATCGCAATGTACTGCCCTTCTTGTCCTTTCTTCACCCGACGTCGCACGATGCCGCCTTGCACGAGAGCCCCCGCAAGACCGCAGAAGAAAAACATCATCCCTACTTGAAGCGGGGTTACGCCGAACTTTTCCATCCCGAACAATTGCAACGTTGCTTCCAATATCGCCAATGAGAAAGTAACGAAGAAGGCAAGAACGTACAAAAATTTGAGCGGTCCTTGGAAAGCCGTCCATCGAGAGATTTTCTTGGCCGCTTCTTTGGAAGCGCGGCGCTCCGGCGGAAGCGACTCCGGAAGTTTGAACCAAGCAGCGATAAATACGATAAGCGAAAGCGCGGCTGCCGCATAGAAAGGAGTATGGAGAGTAATTTCGCTTAGGAACCCGCCAAAACCGGGTCCGAACGTAAACCCTAGTCCGATGCTCATCCCAACGACGGCCATTCCTTTCGTTCGCTCATCCTCGGTCGTAATATCCGCGACATAGGCAA
Encoded proteins:
- a CDS encoding MFS transporter, producing the protein MKSKLAIVGLMLFTIFIGFGIIIPVLPELVTEASKETANWHTGAMLAIYSLMSFLLSPVWGGLSERIGRRPVIMTGVLGFAISFLLFGLSGDNLVIMYASRILGGLFSGAVVSCIVAYVADITTEDERTKGMAVVGMSIGLGFTFGPGFGGFLSEITLHTPFYAAAALSLIVFIAAWFKLPESLPPERRASKEAAKKISRWTAFQGPLKFLYVLAFFVTFSLAILEATLQLFGMEKFGVTPLQVGMMFFFCGLAGALVQGGIVRRRVKKGQEGQYIAIGLLISALGFFLLLTANSWGMATVYLCIFGIGNSLIKPCVTSLITQKTTVGQGIASGLSSSMDSLGRIVGPLLGAALLGATSWLPFVVSGFLSIAALGLLAQFRVQDKRQKAQA